The sequence below is a genomic window from Ignavibacteriales bacterium.
CCGGAAAGGAAATTGAGCGAGCATTAATTCATGCAGTCGAGGGAAAAGAAAATATAAAGATTTATGAAAATGCAACCGCAATAGATTTACTTACTGAACATAATATTTCAGGTAAAAACACTTCACTCATCCAGAATCAAAATTGCTGGGGAGCATACATTCTGGATTCCACTGAAGATGAAGTGCTTAAAATTACGGCAAAAGCAACTGTCCTTGCAACCGGTGGACTAGGTCAAGTTTATCTCCATACAACTAATCCGCAAATTGCTACAGGTGACGGATTTGCAATGGCTTACAGAGCCGGAGTTGAAATTGGAAATATGGAGTTTATTCAATTTCATCCAACCTCATTTTATACAAATCAAGCCAATTCAGAAATTGATAGTCATTCTTTTTTAATTTCGGAAGCGGTGCGTGGATTTGGTGGATTGCTCCGCACAAAAGATGGAAATATATTTATGGAAAATTATGATCCACGAAAAGAATTGGCACCAAGAGATATTGTTGCAAGGGCAATCGATAATGAATTAAAAAAACGTGGTGATGCTTTTGTTTATTTAGATTTAACTAATAAAAATTCAAGAGAAATTATTGATCACTTTCCAAATATCTATTCAACCTGTTTAAAATATGGGATAGATATTACAAAACAATTTATTCCAGTTGTACCTGCCGCGCATTATGCATGCGGCGGAATTGTTGTTGATTTGAATGGCCATACTTCATTAAAAGGATTGTATGCGAGTGGGGAAGTAACGATGACAGGAGTTCATGGGGCTAATAGACTTGCTAGTAACTCACTTTTAGAGGCACTTGTTTATGCTTACAGGTGTGCTAATTCAATAAAAGAGTTTCTAAAAAATTACGATATAAAGATTCCTAATTTAATGGATTGGGATGATTCTGGTACTTTAACTCCAGATGAAAAAGTGCTTATTACACATTGTGTTAATGAAGTAAAACAAACTATGTGGGATTATGTAGGAATAGTTCGTTCAGATTTAAGGTTAGAACGAGCCGGAAACAGAATCCATAATATCTACAAAGAAACTGAGGATCTGTATAAAAAGACAAAGGTATTTCAGGAAATATTAGAATTAAGGAATTTAGTAGCTTGCTCCCACTTGATAATTAAATCTGCAAAAGTAAGAAAAGAAAGCAGGGGATTGCACTATACAATTGATTATCCAGACTCGTTTCCGCTTGATAAAATTAAAAATACTATTATTAAAAATAGGATTTCTTAAGCATATAATCTTAAGTAAGTAATAATTATAATCTCAATGATTACAAATAATTATCTAAAAGAATTGTTAAAAAATAGCTTTATTTAATATACTATCATATATGATTATTCTATTAGATATTATTTATATCCAAATTGGTTGTACTCACTTTTACATAAAGCTTGCTATCAAATACTTGCTCCCTCATTACTTCAAAGAACTAGTTTCTTAGTTAAAAACCTGAATACAATATTTTAGAACTATAGACGATCAAAATTTAATCGCCACAACGAGAGAACTACCCAAAGCAAGTATCAACTTTTTTATTTATTTTCGTTGCAACTTAATAAGTTAATTATGAAAAATATTTCTACAATCTCTAAAATATTTGCGGTCTTATCGCTAATGTCTGCTGCCATTTGGGTTGGCTCATATACATCCCGATTGTTTTTAATTTACCAATTATTTGAAGGCCCCGAGTTAGTCCTTAGAAGTTACATAAATAGTGAAAATATAAACGGGATACTAGCTTCAATTGTTCCTTCGATTGTGGTTCATTTTATATCATTTATTGTGATGTTTCTTTCTACACTTCTCTTTTATTTTACTTCAAAAATTAAACTTAGATTTAACGGCTGGTTATTTATAATTCTTATTGCCATTCTATTTACTACACCACTCGAAATTTACTTGATGTTGATTGATTATAAAACCATTATCATGATCAACGGTGGATCATTCAATCCAGACATTGTAATTGCATTACTCAGAGAGAGAATCAAAGACTTAAGCAGCTATTCAATTGTGGCAATTTTAACATATCTTTCATTCTATTATTTTATAGTGTTTCAACCGCTTACAAAGGAAGATTAATTTTACAGAAAGATGAAATTAAAAGAGAAAGAATTTGAAGAGATTATTCAGGATTTAAAATCTGTCGCAAGTCAGCTTGGTGCAACAATCAGATTTGAAAAAGGTGATTTTAAAGGCGGATATTGTTTACTGAAAGAAAGCAAAGTAGTAGTTATAAACAAAAACGCTAACTTACAGCGTAAAGCAATGATACTATCCGTTGCATTAAAAGAACTCGGTGTAGATGAGATATATTTAAATCCAAAACTCCGTGAAATGATAGAGGAAATGGGAGACCAAAAATGAAAGTACTTATTATCAACGGACCGAATTTAAATATGCTTTCTAAAAGAGATGAATTAACTTACTCTTCATTTAATCTCGAACAAATAATTGAACTACTCAAAAAAGAGTTTTCTAAAATCAAGTTTGCATCCTTCCAATCCAATATTGAAGGTGAGCTTGTTAATGTAATTCAAGCCGCTGACTCGAAGTATGACGGAATAATAGTAAATCCTGGTGCTTACTCACATACATCAATCGCAATTATGGATGCCCTGGAAATATGTAAAATCCCTAAAGTTGAGGTTCATCTTTCACATCTTGCGAATAGAGAAGACTACAGGCAAAATCTTCTAACTGCTAAAAATACAAATGGTTATATATCTGGCTTCAAAGAAAATAGCTATCTAGCTGCTGCATATCTGCTTACAAAAATTATAAAATAGTTTCAGTAGCATTTTTAGATTGTTTAACTCATTTTAGATGTAAAATATGGTAAGCATGTCTATTATAAGGGTTAGTAAGTTCCTCTAAGATTAAAATTAAATGAGTCTATAAAGTTGATATTAATAAGCAGATTAGTTATTTTTTATTAAACAATTTTAAGAAGCCTATGAAGGATTTGTCCATTAAAAAACTTTACTATTCTATAAGTGAAGTAAGTAAAATTACAAACATAGAGCAATATGTTCTTAGATACTGGGAAACTGAGTTCGATCAGCTAAAACCACAAAAGAACAGAGCGGGAAACAGGATATACACAAATAAAGATATCCAGTTAATAATGCATATTAAAACGCTTTTAAGGGAGCGTAAATACACAATTGAGGGTGCAAAAAAAATAATGGAAAATTATGCACCTGAAAAAGTTCTTCAGACTAGTGAACCAGAAGATGGAACAGTTGAAATTAATGAACCTCAGGTTTCAAGAAATGATAAATCTGCTTTGCAAAAGGACCTTGAAGAAGTAAAAAGTCTGCTAGAATTATTAGTATCAAAATTATAAATTTCGGAACGTGGCGCAGTCCGGTAGCGTACTTGAATGGGGTTCAAGGGGTCGCGGGTTCAAATCCCGCCGTTCCGACTAAATTGTTTGGTTTGTACCCGATAAGATTTGTTATTTCTGTACGTTTACATTTAATCTGTTATATTTCCCAAATTATCCCTTTCATATAACCCACTCAATACTAACTAATTTCATAATTTAGTTGAAGTTAAGACTACAATTTATTAGTTAAAAGTGACTGTTAATTAATAAAATATGAATTCAGATTTTAATTACTAAATCCTCAACAATATCCAATAAAACTCGATAATTGTTATAGACATTAGGAATTATTATGAAAAAATCATTTATTATTTTATCAATTGGCATACTTCTCTTAGGGTTCAACGCCTGTTCTACAATAATGCATTCCACTACGCAGGAAGTTGAATTTATTTCAAATCCACCCAATGCAAATATTTCGATTGATGGAATGAAGTTTGGGACATCACC
It includes:
- the nadB gene encoding L-aspartate oxidase; its protein translation is MKMSIKTDVLIIGSGIAGLFAALKISEYADVILVTKKNKAESNTNYAQGGIASVIDPSDSFDIHVEDTLIAGAGLCDKKAVESMVKEGPERIKDLIEIGTMFTKNGNEFDLAREGGHSMSRILHSKDLTGKEIERALIHAVEGKENIKIYENATAIDLLTEHNISGKNTSLIQNQNCWGAYILDSTEDEVLKITAKATVLATGGLGQVYLHTTNPQIATGDGFAMAYRAGVEIGNMEFIQFHPTSFYTNQANSEIDSHSFLISEAVRGFGGLLRTKDGNIFMENYDPRKELAPRDIVARAIDNELKKRGDAFVYLDLTNKNSREIIDHFPNIYSTCLKYGIDITKQFIPVVPAAHYACGGIVVDLNGHTSLKGLYASGEVTMTGVHGANRLASNSLLEALVYAYRCANSIKEFLKNYDIKIPNLMDWDDSGTLTPDEKVLITHCVNEVKQTMWDYVGIVRSDLRLERAGNRIHNIYKETEDLYKKTKVFQEILELRNLVACSHLIIKSAKVRKESRGLHYTIDYPDSFPLDKIKNTIIKNRIS
- a CDS encoding 3-dehydroquinate dehydratase translates to MKVLIINGPNLNMLSKRDELTYSSFNLEQIIELLKKEFSKIKFASFQSNIEGELVNVIQAADSKYDGIIVNPGAYSHTSIAIMDALEICKIPKVEVHLSHLANREDYRQNLLTAKNTNGYISGFKENSYLAAAYLLTKIIK
- a CDS encoding MerR family transcriptional regulator, which codes for MKDLSIKKLYYSISEVSKITNIEQYVLRYWETEFDQLKPQKNRAGNRIYTNKDIQLIMHIKTLLRERKYTIEGAKKIMENYAPEKVLQTSEPEDGTVEINEPQVSRNDKSALQKDLEEVKSLLELLVSKL